The Phycisphaeraceae bacterium genome segment CATCCTCTTCCAGCCCGGCGAGGAACAGAGCGCCCAGCGCGGGCACATGAGGGCGGGCTGTCTCGGGCAGGTCGAGGCGGGCGACGCGATCCAGCAGCGCGGTCCTGAGGTCCGGCTCCTCGACATCGCCGGGCTGGGGATTCTGTTCTCCCATTCGTGCGCCGGCCGCCTTGACCGCGTGAGAGAGGAACTCGACCAGCACGGCGGCCGCATACTCGCGGACTGCCGGGTGGACCTGTCGCAGTCGATCGGAGTGA includes the following:
- a CDS encoding SEC-C domain-containing protein; the encoded protein is MPLTPYTRETIENWVGDFCHSDRLRQVHPAVREYAAAVLVEFLSHAVKAAGARMGEQNPQPGDVEEPDLRTALLDRVARLDLPETARPHVPALGALFLAGLEEDGRLSGGRMLGVFIRALRESFERAASGKGETYTRPGSKIGRNDPCPCGSGRKYKACCLRG